Proteins from one Carcharodon carcharias isolate sCarCar2 chromosome 19, sCarCar2.pri, whole genome shotgun sequence genomic window:
- the e2f2 gene encoding transcription factor E2F2 encodes MYSDHSGDCLYTTPQGPEVRTIRTSTGRLPAKRKLDLEGSGHQYLQEFRTPKGKGKMPARIPSPKTPKSPGEKTRYDTSLGLLTKKFVHLLSESPDGVLDLNRAAEVLEVQKRRIYDITNVLEGIQLIRKKSKNNIQWMGRSLFEDTSVVAKQQCLRQDLTDLVWKERSLDDLIQNCSTQLKMLTDDEENQRLAYVTYQDIRSIESFQDQTVIAVKAPPETRLEVPVPQQENLQIYLKSTNGPIEVYLCPEEVAEESSPTKHSTPKKEDSGFSAAFPKTELGARPQAQSEPDCPKIVCKLEVKEEDDLKPVLSNSLLDCEDGVLGLPHHLLQQTEDQLPSTSYGDAPFVSFSPPLDREDYLWSLEDGEGVSDLFDSYDLDELLRN; translated from the exons GCGAAACGCAAACTGGACCTCGAAGGAAGTGgacatcagtatttacaggaattTCGAACTCCGAAAGGCAAAGGCAAAATGCCGGCCAGGATCCCTAGCCCGAAAA CTCCCAAGTCCCCCGGGGAGAAAACGAGATACGACACCTCGCTCGGCCTTCTGACCAAGAAATTCGTCCACCTCCTCAGCGAGTCCCCTGATGGTGTCCTGGACCTGAACCGAGCTGCCGAGGTCCTCGAAGTCCAGAAGAGGCGGATTTACGACATCACCAACGTTTTGGAAGGAATCCAGCTCATCCGGAAGAAATCCAAGAATAACATTCAGTGGAT GGGCCGCAGTCTGTTTGAAGACACGTCAGTTGTGGCGAAGCAGCAGTGCCTCAGGCAGGATTTGACTGACCTCGTGTGGAAGGAGAGGTCCCTCGATGACCTCATCCAAAACTGCAGCACGCAGCTTAAAATGCTGACGGACGATGAGGAAAATCAGCG GCTAGCTTATGTCACGTACCAAGATATCCGCTCGATTGAAAGCTTCCAGGACCAGACGGTGATCGCGGTGAAAGCGCCGCCAGAGACGAGGCTAGAGGTGCCTG TCCCTCAGCAGGAGAACCTCCAAATTTACCTGAAGAGCACCAATGGTCCAATCGAGGTGTACCTGTGCCCGGAGGAAGTAGCAGAGGAGAGCAGCCCGACGAAGCACAGCACGCCCAAGAAGGAGGACAGTGGCTTCTCCGCAGCATTCCCGAAGACCGAGCTGGGGGCACGGCCTCAGGCCCAGAGTGAACCTGATTGTCCGAAAATTGTCTGCAAGCTTGAAGTTAAAGAGGAAG ACGACCTGAAACCAGTCTTGTCGAATTCACTGCTGGACTGTGAAGATGGAGTCCTCGGCCTACCtcatcacctcctccagcagacGGAGGACCAACTCCCTTCCACATCCTACGGCGATGCCCCTTTCGTCAGCTTCTCACCGCCCTTGGACCGGGAGGACTACCTGTGGAGCCTGGAGGATGGGGAAGGAGTCAGCGATCTCTTCGACTCCTATGACCTGGACGAACTGCTCCGCAACTAG